Proteins from a single region of Oncorhynchus nerka isolate Pitt River linkage group LG18, Oner_Uvic_2.0, whole genome shotgun sequence:
- the LOC115146083 gene encoding gap junction delta-2 protein-like, with amino-acid sequence MGEWTILERLLEAAVQQHSTMIGRILLTVVVIFRILIVAIVGETVYDDEQTMFVCNTLQPGCNQACYDKAFPISHIRFWVFQIIMVCTPSLCFITYSVHQSAKQKERRYSTVFLTLDKDQDSMKRDDSKKIKNTIVNGVLQNTENSTKEAEPDCLEVKDIPNSAMRTTGKSKKSRQEGISRFYIIQVVFRNALEIGFLVGQYFLYGFNVPSVYECDRYPCIKDVECYVSRPTEKTVFLVFMFAVSGFCVLLNLAELNHLGWKKIKTAVRGVQARRKSIYEIRNKDLPRMSVPNFGRTQSSDSAYV; translated from the exons ATGGGAGAATGGACCATACTAGAGAGGCTCCTGGAGGCTGCTGTCCAGCAGCACTCTACTATGATAGGAAG gaTCCTACTAACTGTGGTGGTGATCTTCCGGATTCTAATCGTAGCAATAGTTGGAGAGACAGTATATGATGACGAGCAAACCATGTTTGTTTGTAATACCTTACAACCAGGCTGCAACCAGGCTTGCTACGACAAGGCATTCCCAATTTCACATATTAGATTTTGGGTTTTCCAGATCATAATGGTTTGCACCCCGAGTCTTTGTTTTATCACATACTCGGTGCATCAGTCGGCGAAACAGAAGGAGCGACGGTACTCCACCGTCTTTCTGACCCTGGATAAGGATCAAGATTCAATGAAACGAGACGACAGCAAAAAGATTAAAAACACCATTGTGAATGGAGTACTTCAGAACACAGAGAACTCCACCAAAGAAGCCGAACCCGACTGTTTGGAAGTCAAAGATATCCCCAATTCAGCCATGAGAACTACTGGAAAGTCTAAAAAGAGTCGACAAGAGGGTATCTCGAGATTTTACATAATTCAAGTGGTTTTCAGAAACGCGCTGGAAATAGGGTTTTTAGTGGGTCAATATTTCTTGTACGGATTCAATGTCCCATCGGTGTACGAGTGTGATCGTTATCCCTGCATAAAAGATGTAGAGTGTTATGTTTCCAGACCAACAGAGAAGACCGTGTTTCTAGTCTTCATGTTCGCGGTCAGTGGCTTTTGTGTGTTGCTCAATCTGGCAGAACTCAATCATTTGGGGTGGAAGAAAATCAAAACGGCAGTGCGAGGAGTTCAGGCGAGGCGGAAGTCCATTTATGAAATCAGAAATAAGGACTTGCCTAGAATGAGTGTGCCTAATTTCGGTCGCACTCAATCCAGTGACTCTGCTTATGTGTAG